One window from the genome of candidate division WOR-3 bacterium encodes:
- a CDS encoding DUF4388 domain-containing protein: protein MAIRGDFKEFELNDIFQFIQMGNKDGALYIKGKNGNGVIYFEKGNIKHAETGKYVGTDAINVFLTWDSGTFEFIPEERTDKVTIDLPINSVILEAARQIDEWKKMEDVIPSEEVVVDFEEEPEVTDIELRPLEWKALSIIDGEKTIREIAEELGMKTFDLAKVLYGLVQSGLIKVKKK, encoded by the coding sequence ATGGCTATTAGAGGAGATTTTAAGGAATTTGAATTAAATGACATATTCCAATTTATTCAGATGGGAAATAAGGATGGAGCTTTGTATATTAAAGGGAAAAATGGGAATGGGGTAATTTATTTTGAGAAAGGGAATATTAAACACGCAGAGACTGGCAAGTACGTAGGAACTGATGCGATAAATGTATTCCTTACCTGGGATTCTGGGACTTTTGAGTTCATCCCGGAGGAAAGAACGGATAAAGTTACGATTGATCTTCCTATTAATAGTGTGATTCTTGAAGCAGCAAGACAGATAGATGAGTGGAAGAAGATGGAGGATGTAATACCTTCTGAGGAGGTTGTGGTGGATTTTGAAGAAGAGCCAGAAGTTACTGATATTGAACTTAGACCCTTAGAATGGAAGGCTCTTTCTATAATAGATGGAGAAAAAACTATAAGAGAAATTGCAGAAGAGCTTGGAATGAAAACTTTTGATCTTGCGAAAGTTCTTTATGGTTTAGTTCAATCTGGTCTTATAAAAGTGAAGAAAAAATAA